The window GCACCAAAACGATCCGCAATAATTGCTTTGAGTGCAGAGTAGACCTCTACAGCTAACCGAATCCCCTCCGCAAAAGATTTGGCTTCAGTTGGGGCAATCATGAGTTCTTGGAACGCCATGGTATTTCCAGAGTGAACTCCCCCGTTCAAAACATTGAGGAAAGGAACTGGAACAACATACGGGCCTTCAATTCCAGCTTCCTGTCGTATGAACTCATATAATGGGACATCCTACCCGTAAATGTAAGCATTGATCGAAAAGAGGATTTGAACAACATACCTTGGCCGCAGCGCCTGCCCTGGCGCAGGCCATACTAATTCCGAGGATAGCATTTGCTCCGAGCCTAGACTTATCAGCAGTACCATCTAGTTGTTTCATAAAACTATCGATTTCCTTCAACTGCGTCTTTGGATCAAGTTTACGCTCAACCAGGGCTGGTGCCAGTAAGGTCTCAATGTGAGCGACAGCTTGAGTGGTGCCCATCCCGGCGTATCGTGATATATCGCCATCTCTAAGTTCCAAAGCTTCATGTTTTCCAGTTGATGCGCCCGAGGGAACAAGGGAGTAAAAGGTACCTGGTAGTGTCAGTTGCGATCACTTGTTCGGCATCATTGAATCACGTACCATGAGATGTGGTAACTGCTACTTGCACAGTTGGCTTTCCCCGGGAGTCAAGTCGTTCTGCTGCCTTGATCGATTCAATCATGGCGGCCATTGTACTTGCGTAAATTGAAGTGGGTGGTTTCGTGTTTGGATATCGGAATAATTCGTTGGTTTGGTCAGTTAGTTAACAGGTTGAAAATCACAAGGCATTATATGACTACAATAAAACGTCACGGCTTCTGGCCAATGCTGCAGTATATCCGCCATATCCGATGTAGTTAAATTCCACCTCGCTAAACCATTGCGTAAAAGGAAATCCCCTTACCACCGCCAGAACAGAAATATACAGGCTTGTAATAACTAGCCAGTAGCCTCGGATATACCGGGTATGGGAAGCTTGTTGCAGTTAAACCTTAGGCATTTCCTTCTGGACTAGGTACAGGTAAGTTCCGAATTACAGTATGTAAGAGGGACGAAAAAGAGGTgggtctctctctttttcccaaGTCTAGCATGCCCGCCTTCGGTTACTGAATTGTTCGCTCAAACTgagggctgctgctttgcagCATCCTAACCTGGCCGAGAAGGCACCGAATTCAAAGATCGAGAGACCAAGCAACGGCATGTAGAGCCCCCCGCGGAAACAAGTTAGCCCCCATTCCTACTTTTTTCCGGGTTTATCTGCGGTGCTTGGATTCTGCAAATCAAGTCATCGTTAGTCCCACATACGAAAAAACCGCCTTTACTTATTTTTGGCCGCCTGTTTCACTACTACTTCTGTTTCACAACACAGAATTCGAaggctaataaattaaacgaAACTCTGAATTCCCGATTGAACAAACCGGCCGAGCATTTACGCTATAAGAACTGTTTTAGAATTTTGTCCAGCACGTCTGTTCGATTCAATTCAACTCATAGCGGACTCCATGACATCCCTTCCGACTAAAAAGAATGGCTCTGCAATCTCTTCATAACTGGTTTAGAAACTATATAACCTCAATCAAAAGAATAAGTAACCCAGGTGAGAGTCGGATTGAGAATGAGTCACCAAATGAACAACAGTACGACATTCCTGAGGCCTGGGTCAATCTAGACGAGCTGGCAGTGACGAGTCCGGTCGAGAATACTGAGGAAAATGCAATTTATCGGCACCACGACTTGGAGGAAACAAGAAGCCGCCAACAAGAATGGAAAAGGCACAACGAGCAACTTAGGAGAAGTAGCATACCCACGGCTACGAGTGCAAATAACcaggataaagaagaaaaggagaagggaaACCGCGTGTCCCGGTTAGCCACGCAAATATACACGCTGTCATATCTGATATTATTTTCCATTCTGGGGACACTTGCCCGGATTGGACTGACAGCACTAACATTCTATCCTAACACCCCAGTTTTGTTTACCACAATCTGGGCAAACTTCGGAGGAAGTCTCATCATGGGTTTTCTTGCGGAAGACCGCATGCTCTTCCGGCATGAATGGGGAACTCCAACATACGACGAACAATTAGCTcaggcaagaagagcagaggTAGATGAAGAAAGTGGCTCGAGTTCTTCCATGACTGTTATTGATCTCATCGCGGCGAAGAAAGCACACCTGTCAACCAAGAAAACAATCCCACTGTATATTGGATTGACAACTGGATTTTGCGGCAGCTTTACAAGCTTTTCAACTTTCATAAGAGATGTATTGCTGGCTCTATCAAACAATGAATTCGAATTGCCCACTACAGACCGATCTGGAGGTTACTCCTTCCTAGCAATGCTAGCAGTCATTATCACTACGGTCTGTTTGACATTATCAGCACTACATATTGGCGCACATTTGGCTATTGGAACGGAGAAATATATTCCTTCTCTCCCATTCCGTTTTGTTCGAAAGTTCTTGGACAGGGTCGTCGTCATTCTTGCATGGGGCGGCTGGGCTGgtgctattttattatctattaTGCCACCAGACTTAAATTGGCGTGGCAAGGTAATCTTTGCGCTTGTGTTCTCTCCTGTGGGATGTCTAGCTAGGTTCTATCTCGCGTTGTACCTCAACGGAAGACTATCATCGTTCCCTTTGGGGACATTCCTGGCCAATATCCTCGGTACTGCAGTTCTTGGCATGTCATGGGATATTGCTCACAGCGCCTCCGTAGGCAGCATAGTTGGGTGCCAGGTTTTACAGGGCATAGAAGATGGATTCTGTGGGTGCATCACCACAATCTCCACTTGGGTGGCGGAATTGAACAGTCTTCGCCGATTCCATTCGTACATTTATGGGACCGCGAGCGTGTTAGTATCTCTTGTCATGCTGGTTGCCATTATGGGAGGATTGCGTTGGACAGATGGTTTCACATCTCCAATATGCAGCTGAAAAAGAGGCTTAGATAAGACATTACGGTCATGAGCAAATCATAAATATCCTTAATCCTTAAAAAGGTCTTATTTTCTCACTCTCAGCTGCAAAAGAATTCTTCTGAGAGAGTCTATTGCGGTTGGATGGCGGCTGATGTACTCTGCGAGTTACTCATCTTATAGACAGCTCAGAACCGCCATCTTTGAAGCTCGTTAGGTAAAAAAGTTCATGTTCTAGCTAAGTCAACCCACGGAGGACGATAAATGAGAGGGAAGCCTTATTTGTTTGAGCTAAAGCAGTTGTCCACACGAAACTGTCTGAAAGTTCTATTATCTGTTCCAGCAATTTGATCATATGAATTTTGCGTGATTCCTTGGAAATGATATGGCTTGAAACCCCGGATTGAGGTTAGCCCATCAATCTCTCGATAATTTTTCATCAATAATGTAACTCATTACACAAAAGACAATATGCAAAGACACGGAAAGGTATATCGAATATTAAGCGGAATACTAGTATTGTTTAATTTGATCTGTGTAACCTCACTCGCCTGGCATTATACTATATCTTTGCTGTTACTATGTAAAGCATGGTGGACAAATTAGGATTATAACTTTCATTCTTTGTGTAGCAAGAGAGACTTGGGGTTTCTAAAGTTGGGCCTCATTGATGAAATACCACTTGTCTATGGGGCTCTCAATTGAGCCTGGAGATAGCTGTTGTTGAATAGGTAATTCGGGAATTAAACCCTGAGTAATATGAGTTACATAGCCAGGCGATCCCTCTATAGTTGTATTGGTGCTGCAAAATTAGCGTTTGTCCAAAATATGCTGTATTACGTGATAATGCTCACACGGCAATTCCATGACCTTGAGTCGAGATAAGGTGACACCAGGCATGAGAGCATTTCTCGATGACTCGATGAGCATAGCTGACGAAATTTTAGTACAAAAATGGAACTGAGATTTACAATAGGGGCACTGACGCCTTATTCTTGTACTCTCCGTTGAAGGAAAATTTGTTTGCGGGCTTTCCATCCGGCACCTTGTAAAGCCGAAACCACTCTTTTGTCGCTTGGAGAAGTCCAGGCATGTGAACCTCGACGTCTCCGATGTCATTAAACTCAGATGCCAAAGGGTCATTAATATCAATGGCAATAACCTTCCAGTCAGTATCCTCGCCATCTAGAAGAGCCAGGATGCCGAGGACTTTCACCTGCTTGACCTCTCCGGGATACCCAACTCTTTCTCCAATCTCGCAAACGTCCAGCGGGTCGTTGTCACCTTTTGCTTCAGTGTCAGGATGGGTAAAATTAGGGTCTTCCCATGTCTAGTCCAGCGAGGCTGATGTCAGTGACATTTGGAGTACGTTGCAGAAACATAAACTGACTTGAGGCAAGGCTCCATAGTTCCAaatatatcctttataaGGGAAGCAGTTTCGGACATATCGAGGCTTGTTTCCTTGATTGTCTTGCTTGATGGGATTCAAAACCTCGTCTTTGGTGATCTTAGTGCTCGAAATATTattagaagaaaagagacttCGTATCACGAtgataatattttactttcttcCCCAAAATAATTGCCAATACCGAACAATGGCCCTAAACAGCTTATTATATTCGGGACGACTCACCTCAAGCTTGTTATTTGTCCATCGAGGTATCTCGACGACCATATTGAGGACCGTCTCTCGAGAGTCACAATACAAAGGTATATCATGGAAAGATGAAATAGGGGTACCGTTTCGTGTAACATAAATACGATATTCCAATGTATTTGGGTTGCCAACGTTTAAAGTATCGTAGTGACAAATCATAGTTAACAGGGTAGTGGGAACAATTTGGTAGGAAGTATAAATATTGGCTGAACAAAGAGGGTACCTAGGTAAACTTCtctaaagagaaaagagaaaagcagatTCAGGGTGTGATACTTCAAAGAGTTCATGGATAATCTAACTGCAGGCTTTCATTAGTACATCATGACTTATTAGCAACGGATGCTGTAGACAACATTATATTGATGACATCAGATTAGGTAACCTACGAGTATGGACGAATCAGAACTGAGCTTTCCTATCCCTCTCCTTTGGAAAAAGACTCAAGCACGCGCCCGATATTTCCATCAGCTTGGAAAGCGTAAGCATGGGTGGCGTAATAAACTGATGCTAATTGGACAAATAATACCGCTATTTCCATGATTCTTTTGTCTATAAAGACACACTACTCCAGAGAAAGCAAATAgcatgatatatataaagttccGCTTCTGAGTGATTGTGTCCATTAGTGAGGCATCTATCCTTGCCAATTTTTCGTGACGCCACTCTCTAGGATGTGTCCAAGAAAAATAATTTCGTAGGCGCAGATTACGCATTTGATATCATCCAATTTCCCACTTCCATCATTTGGCTTTCTACGCGATCCCCGAGCACTTGCTGTTGTTCTCTTGTCTCACTTCTTAGAACCCAAGATTCCTAGGCATCCTCTACGTCTCGCTAGTCCACGTGTTACAGGCGGACACATTGTCAATTCATCCTAACAGCCCGTCGAAAATTCGGATATATCGGCGGAAGTTCACTGGCCGCCACAAACATTACCAACTTTGTCCGACATAGCCGAATTACATTGAGCTATTAACATCGCTGGTATTGATAGCACGCTGTAGTCATGTTGAATATATAGAAAGCAGTCGATTAAGCATCAGGTCCTCATTTCTATTCCTGTCCCGTAATATAAACATTAATGCTCTTCACAGTTGAATCTTATTAATCATTATTGATGTATATCCGTCTGCATGAAACAGGGGTGCACGGTGTTCTGGCTAATCGATTTGGAAAATAGAGGAGGCGGGTGAAAGAGGTAGATTGTCTAGCTAACTTCGGCAATTATTTTGAAACCTTTTGGTACTCTGCATTGTCAATTGACTAGTAAAGATGCCATAAACTGGGAAGAATGATATCGAATGTTACATCTAGTAAATTTGATCTTAGGGGTAGCTGTGCAACTCACTTGTCCCCATATCCAGCATGTTCCGCTTTATCCCTGCATTTGACCAACTTTGGCTTGGAGACTATTTGGTATGGTCGGTAATATCGGCACATTGATTTGGAGGGTGCCGGCTGTCAATGTTTGATGTTCCCATTTCTTGCCATAGTGGTTACTTTGAGTCTAATAATACGTGTTTGCAAAACATGGAACGGAATTAAAACAGCTAAATGCGTCGTGGATTTTCCCCCAACCTTTGGGTAAGTTCAGATACTTGAAGCTCCAGCCATTGTGGCGTAGCATGAAGCCAAGTGATGTCACAGATCGGGGTGATCTTTCTCTGAGTCCGAGCTGAGGATATAAGATGGAACGATGTACTAACATAGCAATAGTACTAGAAAATGGGTTCAGCTCTGGCTGCTATCTGAGAAAGCAATTGCTAAGTGTACAGCAAACAGCATACCCGCAAACCATGGCACAATCAGAGAAACCTACTCTGAAAAAGAGGATTGATGCATTGGGAGAATACTGCGCGCTTCGTGAAGATTATCGCGGTCGCCTGCCTGGTTACCTATCTCGCTTCACTGGATACAAGCTACCAAATGCCCAGCCGCCATATGAGCCTTTAAGTTTCCCACCTTTTTCATGGCTAAAATACATTCCGCTCAAGTTAGAAGTTTACACTTTTACTTGGATAGGCTCATTCGGAGGTATTCTTCTCATTGAAGCAATTATGTCGGCAAATACAGCGTTTTCAGAAGTTTATCACGCACCAATTATTATTACCTCATTTGGCGCCTCGGCGGTACTGTTGTTTTCCGCTATCGAATCACCTCTTGCACAACCCCGAAACTTCGTCCTTGGCCATTTTGTATCCGCTCTCGTCGGCACATGCATTACCAGGCTCTTTGTCCTCAATCCAAACTACCACCGTTTTCTCGATGAAGGTGGTTTCCACGCCAATGTCTTCGTGAATGGTGGTTTATCAATGGCAACATCTGCTCTTGCGCAAGTTTTAATCGGAGCTGTACATCCACCGTAAGTTTACTGCTCTCCCTCCGAATGCCCTTTCTTTTGTGAGATTTAGGCGACTAAATGCCTACTTTGACTAGCGCCGGCGCAACTGGACTCAATGCTGCTGTTCAATCGCAAGTTGTCACACTTTCGTGGCGTTATCTGCCAGTTATACTTGCCTCTTCACTAATCATGCTTGGCTGGGCGCTTATAATAAACAATGTTGGACGTCGGCGTTATCCCGTTTTCTGGTGGAAGCCAGGTAAAGTGTTTGTTTCAGCAACAAAAGAACAGCAGATTAAGGAACGTGTGCGTGAGGCTAGGGAAGTAGAGATGGCCCTTAGAGTAGAGGAGGGAGCCACTTTGAGCGACGAAGGAGGCGAAACTAGTGGACACGAGCCGTGAGCCTGAAGAAGTCGCCAACTAGCCTTAGGGATAGGGAGTCTAGGATTCAGAGgaaaattaagaaaagaagaagaaagccaagGGCAAAAGAAAGGGGCTCTTGCGGATTTAAATAGGTTGTACAGATAACTTCTAAACTCCTGTACAATTTTGTAATATTTATTTGTTTTGGAAATTATATGATGTCTGCTTGGGGTAGAAATGTGTCTTGAGCCTTTACCCTAAGCCAAGACTTTCTAATGAAAAGGGCCTAATCGCAATGCAAAGCGTTTATGCTGGCACGTTAATGATTTGCCTGAATTGCCGTCGGGTAGGACAGAAGGTTTTGACATATGATCATGGCTGCCACGACCTTCAATTCATGAAGCTTTACTAGGCATTCGATTGATCAAATGTTCAAAACCTATCTCTATAGTCGACTAGGCATGAAACATACTCGACTCCTAGGTGAGCTTGCTAATTTTGCCACTAGCAAAGCGGAGTATGGGTAGGTCTCTTAATATGTTTGTGGCTTGTTTTCGCAAACCT is drawn from Trichoderma asperellum chromosome 4, complete sequence and contains these coding sequences:
- a CDS encoding uncharacterized protein (TransMembrane:8 (i119-144o150-169i225-246o266-293i314-335o347-367i374-393o440-461i)), with product MALQSLHNWFRNYITSIKRISNPGESRIENESPNEQQYDIPEAWVNLDELAVTSPVENTEENAIYRHHDLEETRSRQQEWKRHNEQLRRSSIPTATSANNQDKEEKEKGNRVSRLATQIYTLSYLILFSILGTLARIGLTALTFYPNTPVLFTTIWANFGGSLIMGFLAEDRMLFRHEWGTPTYDEQLAQARRAEVDEESGSSSSMTVIDLIAAKKAHLSTKKTIPLYIGLTTGFCGSFTSFSTFIRDVLLALSNNEFELPTTDRSGGYSFLAMLAVIITTVCLTLSALHIGAHLAIGTEKYIPSLPFRFVRKFLDRVVVILAWGGWAGAILLSIMPPDLNWRGKVIFALVFSPVGCLARFYLALYLNGRLSSFPLGTFLANILGTAVLGMSWDIAHSASVGSIVGCQVLQGIEDGFCGCITTISTWVAELNSLRRFHSYIYGTASVLVSLVMLVAIMGGLRWTDGFTSPICS
- the IPP1 gene encoding Inorganic pyrophosphatase → MVVEIPRWTNNKLEITKDEVLNPIKQDNQGNKPRYVRNCFPYKGYIWNYGALPQTWEDPNFTHPDTEAKGDNDPLDVCEIGERVGYPGEVKQVKVLGILALLDGEDTDWKVIAIDINDPLASEFNDIGDVEVHMPGLLQATKEWFRLYKVPDGKPANKFSFNGEYKNKASVPLL
- a CDS encoding uncharacterized protein (EggNog:ENOG41~TransMembrane:4 (i69-91o97-116i128-147o210-232i)); the protein is MAQSEKPTLKKRIDALGEYCALREDYRGRLPGYLSRFTGYKLPNAQPPYEPLSFPPFSWLKYIPLKLEVYTFTWIGSFGGILLIEAIMSANTAFSEVYHAPIIITSFGASAVLLFSAIESPLAQPRNFVLGHFVSALVGTCITRLFVLNPNYHRFLDEGGFHANVFVNGGLSMATSALAQVLIGAVHPPAGATGLNAAVQSQVVTLSWRYLPVILASSLIMLGWALIINNVGRRRYPVFWWKPGKVFVSATKEQQIKERVREAREVEMALRVEEGATLSDEGGETSGHEP